A genomic window from Glycine max cultivar Williams 82 chromosome 17, Glycine_max_v4.0, whole genome shotgun sequence includes:
- the LOC100816200 gene encoding cullin-associated NEDD8-dissociated protein 1: MANLALTGILEKMTGKDKDYRYMATSDLLNELSKTTFKADADLEVKLANIIIQQLDDAAGDVSGLAVKCLAPLVRKVSEVRVVEMTSKLCDKLLNGKDQHRDIASIALKTVVAEVSTQSLALSILQTLTPQLIKGITGPGMGSEIKCESLDILCDVLHKFGNLMAADHELLLSSLLSQLSSNQASVRKKTVACIASLSSSLSDDLLAKATVEVVTNLKKKVAKSEMIRTNIQMIGALSRAVGYRFGPHLGDTVPVLINYCTNASENDEELREYSLQALESFLLRCPRDISVYCDEILHLTLEYLSYDPNFTDNMEEDTDDEGLEEEEDDDSANEYTDDEDVSWKVRRAAAKCLAALIVSRPEILSKLYDEACPKLIDRFKEREENVKMDVFNTFIELLRQTGNVTKGQIDADEMSPRWLLKQEVSKIVKSINRQLREKSIKTKVGAFSVLKELVVVLPNCLADHIGSLIPGIEKALNDKSSTSNLKIEALTFTRLVLSSHSPDVFHPYIKALSAPVLSAVGERYYKVTAEALRVCGELVRVVRPNIEGSGFDFRPYVHPIYNGIMSRLINQDQDQEVKECAISCMGLIVSTFGDHLNAELPACLPVLVDRMGNEITRLTAVKAFAVIAASPLRVDLSCVLEHVVAELTAFLRKANRALRQATLGTLNSLIVAYGDKIMLSAYEVIIIELSGLISDSDLHMTALALELCCTLMGDKRSNQSIGLAVRNKVLPQALTLIKSSLLQGQALMALQNFFAALVYSANTSFDSLLESLLACAKPSPQSGGIAKQALHSIAQCVAVLCLAAGDQKCSSTVKMLTDILKDDSSSNSAKQHLALLCLGEIGRRKDLSSHAHIENIVIESFQSPFEEIKSAASYALGNIAIGNLPKYLPFILDQIDNQQKKQYLLLHSLKEVIVRQSVDKAEFQESSVEKILNLLFNHCESEEEGVRNVVAECLGKIALIEPVKLIPALKVRTTSPAAFTRATVVIAVKYSIVERQEKIDEIIYPEISSFLMLIKDNDRHVRRAAVLALSTFAHNKPNLIKGLLPDLLPLLYDQTIVKQELIRTVDLGPFKHIVDDGLELRKAAFECVDTLLDSCLDQVNPSSFIVPYLKSGLDDHYDVKMPCHLILSKLADKCPSAVLAVLDSLVDPLQKTINFKPKQDAVKQEVDRNEDMIRSALRAIASLNRISGGDCSVKFKNLMNEISKSQTLWDKYYSIRNE; the protein is encoded by the exons ATGGCCAATTTAGCTTTGACTGGCATACTAGAAAAG ATGACTGGGAAGGACAAAGATTACAGATATATGGCCACATCTGATTTGCTGAATGAGTTGAGCAAAACAACGTTTAAGGCCGATGCTGATTTGGAGGTCAAATTGGCAAACATCATCATACAACAGCTTGATGATGCAGCTGGTGATGTTTCTGGACTTGCTGTCAAGTG TCTTGCTCCGTTAGTGAGGAAGGTGAGTGAGGTAAGGGTTGTGGAAATGACCAGTAAACTATGTGACAAATTGCTAAATGGGAAGGATCAGCATCGTGACATTGCTAGCATAGCTTTGAAGACAGTTGTTGCTGAAGTTTCTACTCAGTCTCTTGCACTATCTATTCTCCAGACTCTCACACCGCAATTGATAAAAGGAATTACTGGTCCT GGAATGGGCTCTGAGATTAAATGTGAATCGCTGGATATTTTATGTGATGTCCTTCATAAATTTGGGAATCTAATGGCAGCTGATCATGAACTATTATTAAGTTCCTTGCTTTCTCAGTTGAGTTCTAATCAAGCTAGTGTGCGCAAGAAGACTGTGGCATGCATTG CATCTCTCTCTTCAAGCCTGTCAGATGATTTGTTGGCAAAGGCAACTGTTGAAGTTGTTACCAACTTGAAAAAGAAAGTTGCCAAGTCCGAAATGATCCGTACCAATATACAGATGATCGGTGCTTTGAG TCGAGCTGTTGGCTACCGATTTGGGCCCCATCTTGGAGACACTGTTCCAGTGCTAATTAATTATTGTACTAATGCCTCAGAAAATGATGAAGAGCTTCGTGAGTACAGCTTGCAG GCACTGGAAAGCTTTCTCCTAAGGTGCCCAAGGGATATTTCTGTTTACTGTGAtgaaattcttcatttgactcTAGAATATCTTAGTTATGATCCAAATTTTACTGACAACATGGAGGAGGATACTGATGACGAAGGTCTTGAAGAGGAGGAGGATGA TGACAGTGCAAATGAATATACAGATGATGAAGATGTCAGCTGGAAAGTTCGGAGAGCAGCAGCTAAATGCTTAGCAGCATTGATTGTTTCTCGTCCTGAGATCTTGTCAAAGCTGTATGATGAG GCTTGTCCAAAACTAATAGACAGATTcaaagaaagggaagaaaatGTCAAG ATGGATGTATTTAATACTTTCATTGAGCTCTTGCGTCAAACTGGAAATGTCACAAAAGGGCAGATTGATGCAGATGAAATGAG TCCTCGATGGTTGTTGAAGCAAGAAGTGTCAAAGATTGTCAAATCTATAAATAGGCAGTTGCGTGAGAAATCTATTAAGACAAAG GTTGGAGCCTTTTCTGTTTTGAAAGAACTTGTGGTTGTATTACCCAACTGTCTTGCAGATCACATTGGGTCACTCATTCCAGGAATTGAAAAAGCATTGAAT GACAAATCATCTacctcaaatttgaaaattgaagccCTAACATTTACAAGATTGGTATTATCTTCACATTCTCCTGATGTTTTTCACCCTTACATCAAG GCTCTTTCTGCCCCTGTTCTATCAGCTGTTGGTGAGCGTTATTACAAGGTCACTGCAGAGGCCTTGAGAGTATGTGGAGAACTTGTTCGTGTTGTGCGGCCAAACATTGAG GGGTCTGGTTTTGATTTCAGACCATATGTTCATCCCATATATAATGGCATTATGTCACGCTTAATAAACCAAGATCAGGATCAG GAGGTTAAGGAGTGTGCTATCTCCTGCATGGGCCTCATTGTGTCAACGTTTGGCGACCATCTAAATGCAGAATTACCTGCATGCCTTCCTGTGCTTGTTGATCGGATGGGAAATGAGATAACCCGACTTACTGCTGTCAAG GCATTCGCTGTCATTGCTGCTTCTCCACTTCGGGTGGATCTATCATGTGTTCTAGAGCATGTGGTAGCAGAGTTGACTGCATTTCTTAGAAAA GCTAATCGTGCTCTAAGGCAGGCTACCTTGGGAACCTTAAATTCACTTATAGTTGCTTATGGCGATAAGATTATGTTGTCTGCTTATGAAGTTATTATCATAGAACTGTCAGGACTAATTAG TGATTCTGACTTGCATATGACAGCTCTTGCCCTGGAACTCTGCTGCACATTAATGGGTGACAAGAGGTCAAATCAAAGTATTGGCTTGGCTGTTAGAAACAAAGTTCTTCCTCAAGctttaacattaattaaaagcTCACTGTTGCAGGGGCAAGCACTTATG GCTTTGCAAAACTTTTTTGCTGCTTTAGTCTATTCTGCAAATACTAGTTTTGATTCTCTGCTGGAGTCACTACTAGCCTGTGCTAAGCCTTCTCCACAGTCTGGTGGCATTGCTAAACAAGCTTTGCATTCAATAGCTCAGTGTGTTGCTGTTCTATGCCTTGCTGCTGGTGATCAGAAGTGTTCATCTACTGTGAAAATGCTTACTGACATTCTCAAGGATGACAGCAGTTCTAACTCA GCTAAGCAGCACCTTGCCCTTTTATGCTTGGGGGAGATTGGTAGAAGGAAGGATCTAAGTTCACATGCACACATagaaaatattgttattgaatctTTTCAGTCCCCTTTTGAAGAGATAAAGTCTGCTGCCTCATACGCTCTTGGTAACATTGCTATTGGTAATCTTCCAAAATACTTGCCATTTATCTTGGATCAGATTGATAATCAGCAGAAGAAACAATATCTCTTGCTTCATTCTTTGAAAGAG GTAATTGTCAGACAATCTGTGGATAAAGCAGAGTTTCAAGAGTCCAGTGTGGAGAAAATACTTAATTTACTCTTCAACCACTGTGAAAGTGAGGAAGAGGGAGTGCGCAATGTAGTGGCGGAGTGTTTGGGCAAAATTGCTCTTATTGAGCCTGTAAAACTCATCCCTGCACTCAAG GTAAGAACAACCAGCCCAGCTGCATTTACTCGAGCTACTGTTGTCATTGCTGTGAAGTACTCTATAGTTGAGCGTCAAGAGAAGATAGATGAGATTATATACCCTGAAATATCTTCATTTCTGATGCTTATCAAGGATAATGATAGG CATGTTAGGCGAGCTGCTGTTTTGGCTCTCAGCACATTTGCACACAATAAGCCAAATCTCATCAAGGGGCTTCTTCCTGATCTGCTGCCTCTTCTATATGATCAAACTATTGTTAAG CAAGAGCTCATAAGGACAGTTGATCTTGGTCCTTTCAAGCATATTGTGGATGATGGACTTGAATTGAGGAAGGCGGCTTTTGAATGTGTAGACACATTACTGGATAGTTGCCTTGATCAAGTGAACCCGTCATCATTCATTGTTCCTTATCTTAAATCTGGTTTGGATG ATCATTATGATGTTAAAATGCCATGCCACCTGATACTCTCGAAACTAGCTGACAAGTGTCCTTCTGCAGTCTTGGCAG TGTTAGATTCATTGGTTGATCCTCTCCAGAAGACTATTAATTTTAAGCCAAAGCAAGATGCTGTTAAGCAAGAAGTAGATCGTAATGAAGACATGATTCGAAGCGCACTCCGAGCTATTGCATCCTTGAATCGCATAAG TGGAGGAGATTGCAGTGTCAAGTTCAAGAATCTTATGAACGAAATATCAAAATCACAAACTCTCTGggataaatattattcaatccGCAATGAATGA
- the LOC100795070 gene encoding survival of motor neuron-related-splicing factor 30 isoform X2 produces MHITSILVLVQVIALTEELLATAKQNEISAPPNNAAASPTLSIHNENQLLDSSSDHQEKLPVGTKVQAVWSEDGEWYDATIEAYTPNGYYVSYDNWGNKEEVDPANVRSIQEGSVDALLEAERVAEATKQAIKRKIAQAASIDLQSRSLPTKLRIEADDPEDVKASKRKKIHAFKSKMRMEQLEVTQNKRQNAWQQFQSTKGKAKKIGFFSGRKRESIFKSPDDPQGKVGVTGSGKGLTEFQKREKHFHLKDGTVENDD; encoded by the exons ATGCACATCACGTCTATCTTGGTTCTTGTGCAG GTCATTGCCTTGACCGAGGAACTCCTTGCAACTGCAAAGCAGAATGAAATCTCTGCTCCTCCTAATAATGCTGCTGCATCTCCAACCTTGTCCATACATAACGAGAATCAATTG CTAGATAGTAGTTCTGATCATCAAGAGAAACTTCCTGTTGGCACCAAAGTTCAGGCAGTTTGGAGTGAAGATGGGGAGTG GTATGATGCGACAATTGAGGCTTATACTCCAAATGGTTATTATGTAAGCTATGACAATTGGGGTAATAAAGAAGAG GTTGATCCTGCCAATGTAAGGTCAATTCAAGAAGGTTCTGTTGATGCTTTATTAGAAGCTGAGCGAGTTGCTGAAGCAACAAAACAGGCCATCAAACGAAAAATTGCACAAGCTGCATCTATCGATTTACAGTCTCGGAGTCTACCTACAAAGCTTCGTATAGAGGCTGATGATCCTGAGGATGTG AAAGCTTCAAAACGCAAGAAAATACATGCTTTTAAGTCAAAGATGCGGATGGAGCAACTTGAAGTCACACAAAATAAGCGGCAAAATGCTTGGCAGCAGTTTCAGTCAACCAAAGGAAAGGCAAagaag ATTGGTTTCTTCTCTGGAAGAAAACGGGAGAGTATTTTTAAATCTCCTGATGATCCTCAGGGAAAGGTTGGTGTGACGGGAAGTGGGAAAGGTTTGACAGAGTTccagaagagagaaaaacattttcACCTCAAAGATGGTACTGTTGAAAATGATGATTAG
- the LOC100795070 gene encoding survival of motor neuron-related-splicing factor 30 isoform X1 yields MQGQGVDEVSIEELASNLSLYKDQLNQVRELLNDDPANSEYVDMERELSEVIALTEELLATAKQNEISAPPNNAAASPTLSIHNENQLLDSSSDHQEKLPVGTKVQAVWSEDGEWYDATIEAYTPNGYYVSYDNWGNKEEVDPANVRSIQEGSVDALLEAERVAEATKQAIKRKIAQAASIDLQSRSLPTKLRIEADDPEDVKASKRKKIHAFKSKMRMEQLEVTQNKRQNAWQQFQSTKGKAKKIGFFSGRKRESIFKSPDDPQGKVGVTGSGKGLTEFQKREKHFHLKDGTVENDD; encoded by the exons ATGCAAGGGCAAGGCGTTGATGAAGTGAGCATAGAAGAGTTGGCGTCGAATCTTTCCCTCTACAAAGATCAACTGAACCAG GTTAGAGAACTCTTAAACGATGACCCTGCAAATTCTGAATATGTTGACATGGAGAGGGAACTTTCCGAG GTCATTGCCTTGACCGAGGAACTCCTTGCAACTGCAAAGCAGAATGAAATCTCTGCTCCTCCTAATAATGCTGCTGCATCTCCAACCTTGTCCATACATAACGAGAATCAATTG CTAGATAGTAGTTCTGATCATCAAGAGAAACTTCCTGTTGGCACCAAAGTTCAGGCAGTTTGGAGTGAAGATGGGGAGTG GTATGATGCGACAATTGAGGCTTATACTCCAAATGGTTATTATGTAAGCTATGACAATTGGGGTAATAAAGAAGAG GTTGATCCTGCCAATGTAAGGTCAATTCAAGAAGGTTCTGTTGATGCTTTATTAGAAGCTGAGCGAGTTGCTGAAGCAACAAAACAGGCCATCAAACGAAAAATTGCACAAGCTGCATCTATCGATTTACAGTCTCGGAGTCTACCTACAAAGCTTCGTATAGAGGCTGATGATCCTGAGGATGTG AAAGCTTCAAAACGCAAGAAAATACATGCTTTTAAGTCAAAGATGCGGATGGAGCAACTTGAAGTCACACAAAATAAGCGGCAAAATGCTTGGCAGCAGTTTCAGTCAACCAAAGGAAAGGCAAagaag ATTGGTTTCTTCTCTGGAAGAAAACGGGAGAGTATTTTTAAATCTCCTGATGATCCTCAGGGAAAGGTTGGTGTGACGGGAAGTGGGAAAGGTTTGACAGAGTTccagaagagagaaaaacattttcACCTCAAAGATGGTACTGTTGAAAATGATGATTAG